In the Sulfitobacter pacificus genome, one interval contains:
- the metZ gene encoding O-succinylhomoserine sulfhydrylase translates to MSDSTQNNWHRSTRAVHDGTRRSQYGEVSEAIFMTQGFVYETAEQAEARFENAGPDEFIYARYGNPTVAMFEDRIASLEGAEDAFATASGMAAVNGALMSILKAGDHLVSARALFGSCLYIVEEILPRFGVEVTLVDGEDLAQWEAAIRPDTRAVFFESLSNPTLQLVDIKSVSALAHAKGALVVCDNVFATPVYSDAIAQGVDLVIYSTTKHIDGQGRALGGVILGSRELIRKTVEPFMKHTGGSMSPFTAWIMLKGLETMALRVKAQTASALEIAQKLQGHAQLSRVIYPGLPDHPQHALALAQMGAGGTMLAIEIKGGKDASYRFLNACKIGIISNNLGDAKTILTPPAFTTHQRLPQDQKDALGITPGLVRISIGLEDAGDLAADFIAALSH, encoded by the coding sequence ATGAGCGACAGCACCCAAAACAACTGGCACAGAAGCACCCGCGCGGTGCATGACGGCACGCGGCGCAGCCAGTATGGCGAGGTCTCCGAAGCGATCTTTATGACGCAGGGGTTTGTCTATGAAACCGCCGAACAGGCCGAAGCGCGTTTTGAAAACGCGGGGCCGGACGAATTTATCTATGCACGGTATGGCAATCCCACAGTGGCGATGTTCGAAGACCGGATTGCCTCACTTGAGGGGGCAGAAGATGCCTTTGCCACGGCCTCGGGCATGGCGGCGGTCAACGGGGCCTTGATGTCGATCCTCAAGGCGGGCGATCATCTGGTGTCCGCGCGGGCCCTGTTCGGCTCCTGTCTTTATATCGTAGAGGAAATCCTGCCGCGTTTCGGGGTCGAGGTGACCTTGGTTGATGGCGAGGATCTGGCCCAGTGGGAGGCGGCGATCCGTCCCGACACGCGGGCGGTGTTTTTTGAATCCCTATCCAACCCCACATTGCAGTTGGTTGATATCAAATCGGTTTCTGCGCTGGCCCATGCCAAAGGCGCATTGGTTGTGTGCGACAATGTTTTTGCCACACCGGTCTATTCCGACGCAATCGCGCAGGGCGTTGATCTGGTGATCTATTCGACAACCAAACATATCGACGGGCAGGGGCGTGCCCTTGGCGGAGTGATCCTTGGCAGCCGGGAGTTGATCCGCAAAACAGTTGAACCTTTCATGAAACATACCGGCGGTTCGATGAGTCCGTTCACCGCGTGGATCATGCTCAAGGGATTGGAAACCATGGCGCTGCGTGTGAAGGCGCAGACCGCATCGGCACTGGAAATCGCGCAGAAACTGCAAGGGCATGCGCAGCTGAGCAGGGTAATCTATCCCGGTTTGCCGGACCATCCGCAGCATGCGCTTGCGTTGGCGCAGATGGGGGCAGGGGGCACGATGCTGGCGATTGAGATCAAGGGCGGCAAGGACGCCTCCTATCGCTTTCTCAACGCCTGTAAGATTGGCATCATTTCGAACAATCTTGGCGATGCCAAAACCATCCTGACACCACCTGCCTTTACCACGCATCAGCGTCTGCCGCAGGATCAGAAGGATGCACTGGGTATTACACCCGGTTTGGTGCGTATTTCGATTGGTCTGGAGGATGCGGGTGATCTGGCAGCGGATTTCATCGCGGCGCTTTCGCATTGA
- a CDS encoding DMT family transporter translates to MTDWLLSIEGTETGHTVALFLAIMAAFLHAVFGALQKGRHDPWLTRGAIDFFYCIMAAPFALFVVPWPEPHMWVIFFGAFVIHIIYKCLQAWAYTKGAYTVVYPVVRGTGPLFAVIGAYLIFDERFTLVQWMGVGVLLAGIFGLALYNMRNLVAERDTLNAALAIAVLTGLFVALYTTYDAYGIRATANPFTFLAWFFMIDGLVMPFIAARRWMRMENAPALAPLMTRGLAGGIIAFLSFGAIMMATRLDKVGEAAVLRETSTVFAAVIGVVFLKETVGPRRVALMALIAAGAVIVEMGG, encoded by the coding sequence ATGACAGACTGGCTGTTATCCATTGAGGGGACCGAAACCGGTCATACCGTTGCGCTGTTCCTCGCCATCATGGCGGCATTCCTGCATGCGGTTTTCGGAGCCTTGCAGAAGGGGCGGCATGATCCGTGGCTGACCCGCGGGGCGATTGATTTTTTCTATTGTATCATGGCCGCACCCTTTGCCCTGTTTGTGGTGCCCTGGCCGGAACCGCATATGTGGGTGATCTTCTTTGGGGCCTTCGTTATTCACATTATCTACAAGTGCTTGCAGGCTTGGGCCTATACCAAGGGGGCCTATACGGTGGTCTACCCCGTGGTGCGCGGCACGGGGCCGCTGTTTGCGGTCATCGGGGCCTATCTGATTTTTGATGAACGTTTTACGCTGGTGCAATGGATGGGAGTCGGGGTGCTTTTGGCCGGGATCTTTGGTCTGGCGCTGTATAACATGCGCAATCTGGTGGCAGAACGTGACACGCTGAATGCCGCCCTTGCGATTGCTGTGCTGACGGGATTGTTCGTGGCACTTTACACCACCTATGACGCCTATGGTATCCGCGCCACGGCGAACCCGTTTACCTTTCTTGCGTGGTTTTTCATGATCGACGGTCTGGTCATGCCGTTCATCGCCGCGCGGCGCTGGATGCGCATGGAAAACGCCCCGGCCCTGGCACCTTTGATGACTCGTGGTCTGGCAGGCGGGATTATTGCGTTTCTCAGTTTTGGGGCGATCATGATGGCCACGCGGCTGGACAAAGTGGGCGAGGCGGCGGTTCTGCGTGAAACATCTACAGTCTTTGCCGCCGTCATTGGCGTGGTTTTCCTGAAAGAAACCGTGGGACCGCGCCGTGTTGCCCTGATGGCATTGATTGCAGCTGGCGCTGTGATAGTTGAGATGGGCGGATAA
- the ftsY gene encoding signal recognition particle-docking protein FtsY translates to MAAQEAQKAIEARQQEEARRSAETAQRAADAQAAAEQEAQAEATRAAAEVPAPATPDPLKTTLTPVAPDLAETTAPSAAKPGLLGRLMGRAAPKTVVRRVLDDEMLEQLEELLITADMGVDTALRVTANMAEGRFGKKLSVGEIKQLMADEIARIMEPVARPLPLYPKTPQVVLVVGVNGSGKTTTIGKLASQFKVAGKSVVVAAGDTFRAAAVEQLQVWGERAGVPVLTAAQGSDPASLAFDAMTQAEAQGADLLLIDTAGRLQNRSDLMEELAKIVRVIRKKDETAPHNTLLVLDATTGQNAVNQVKVFQDISDVSGLVMTKLDGTAKGGVLVALADKFGLPIHAIGVGEQIDDLSPFDPQEFADALVGYER, encoded by the coding sequence CTGGCCGCGCAAGAGGCGCAAAAGGCCATTGAGGCCCGCCAACAGGAAGAGGCACGCCGCAGCGCAGAGACAGCACAGCGCGCGGCGGATGCGCAGGCTGCAGCGGAGCAAGAGGCGCAGGCAGAGGCCACGCGCGCCGCTGCCGAGGTTCCTGCACCGGCCACACCGGATCCGCTGAAGACGACCCTGACACCTGTGGCCCCGGATCTGGCCGAAACCACCGCGCCATCTGCAGCCAAACCCGGTTTGCTGGGGCGTTTGATGGGACGTGCCGCGCCTAAAACCGTGGTGCGCCGGGTGCTGGATGATGAAATGCTGGAACAGCTGGAAGAGCTGTTGATCACCGCCGACATGGGCGTCGATACCGCGTTGCGCGTCACGGCCAACATGGCCGAGGGACGGTTTGGCAAGAAGCTGTCGGTGGGCGAGATCAAGCAGCTGATGGCGGATGAAATCGCGCGGATCATGGAGCCCGTGGCCCGGCCCTTGCCGCTGTATCCCAAGACACCGCAGGTGGTTCTGGTGGTGGGGGTCAATGGCTCTGGCAAGACGACAACGATCGGCAAGCTGGCCAGTCAGTTCAAGGTGGCGGGCAAATCCGTGGTGGTTGCGGCCGGTGATACTTTCCGTGCCGCTGCGGTGGAACAATTGCAGGTCTGGGGTGAACGTGCCGGGGTGCCGGTATTGACGGCGGCGCAGGGGTCTGACCCGGCCAGCCTGGCCTTTGATGCGATGACACAGGCAGAAGCGCAGGGCGCGGATCTGTTGTTGATCGACACGGCAGGGCGGTTGCAAAACCGCAGTGATCTGATGGAAGAGCTGGCAAAGATTGTCCGGGTGATCCGCAAGAAAGACGAAACCGCCCCGCATAACACCTTGCTGGTGCTGGATGCGACAACGGGTCAGAACGCTGTTAATCAGGTGAAGGTCTTTCAGGACATCTCGGATGTCTCGGGTTTGGTGATGACCAAGTTGGACGGCACCGCCAAGGGGGGTGTGCTAGTGGCTCTGGCGGATAAATTCGGCCTGCCGATCCATGCAATTGGCGTGGGCGAGCAGATTGATGATCTATCGCCCTTCGATCCACAGGAATTTGCCGACGCGCTGGTCGGGTACGAGCGGTGA
- the folE2 gene encoding GTP cyclohydrolase FolE2, with protein sequence MNVITSVDKAPERAQAEEALATLKAWATSATQEEIEALDPAVSRLLSQTAAYPEFNRSYPDDFAVGDTYHASLPDLQNGPSSLIRGAQQQIQHVGISNFRLPIGFHTRDAGDLILETSVTGSVSLEADKKGINMSRIMRSFYKHAERTFSFEVIEAALDDYKADLDSMDARIQMRFSFPMKIESLRSGLSGYQYYDVALELVEKDGVRQKMIHLDYVYSSTCPCSLELSEHARATRGQLATPHSQRSVARISAVINCDGNCLWFEDLIDACRRAVPTETQVMVKREDEQAFAELNAANPIFVEDAARLFCEQLLAEPRVGDFRVIASHQESLHSHDAISVLTEGSTFEMQSIDPKLFNTLFHVG encoded by the coding sequence ATGAATGTCATAACCTCAGTCGACAAGGCACCTGAACGGGCGCAAGCCGAAGAGGCACTTGCCACGCTCAAGGCATGGGCGACAAGCGCCACGCAGGAAGAAATTGAAGCCCTTGATCCAGCGGTATCGCGCCTGTTGTCGCAGACCGCTGCCTATCCCGAATTCAACCGCAGCTATCCCGACGATTTTGCGGTTGGCGATACGTATCACGCCAGCCTGCCGGATTTGCAGAACGGACCGTCCAGCCTGATCCGCGGTGCGCAGCAGCAGATCCAGCATGTGGGCATCTCCAACTTTCGCCTGCCCATCGGCTTCCACACCCGTGATGCCGGCGATCTGATCCTTGAAACATCGGTCACAGGGTCGGTCAGTCTGGAAGCAGATAAGAAGGGCATTAACATGTCCCGCATCATGCGCAGCTTTTACAAACATGCTGAACGCACTTTCAGTTTTGAAGTGATCGAAGCAGCGCTGGATGATTACAAGGCCGATCTGGACAGTATGGATGCGCGTATCCAGATGCGGTTCAGCTTTCCGATGAAGATTGAATCCTTGCGTTCGGGCCTGTCGGGTTATCAGTATTACGATGTGGCGCTTGAGCTGGTAGAGAAGGACGGGGTGCGTCAGAAAATGATCCACCTCGATTATGTCTATTCCAGCACCTGCCCCTGTTCGCTGGAACTGTCCGAACATGCCCGCGCAACGCGGGGACAACTTGCAACTCCGCATTCGCAACGCTCGGTGGCGCGGATTTCGGCGGTGATCAACTGTGATGGGAATTGTCTGTGGTTTGAAGATCTGATCGACGCCTGCCGCCGCGCGGTGCCGACCGAAACGCAGGTCATGGTCAAGCGCGAGGATGAACAGGCCTTTGCTGAGTTAAACGCCGCTAACCCGATCTTTGTCGAAGATGCGGCACGGCTGTTTTGTGAACAATTGTTGGCAGAGCCGCGGGTCGGGGATTTTCGTGTCATCGCCAGCCATCAGGAAAGCCTGCACAGCCATGACGCAATTTCGGTGCTGACCGAAGGGTCGACCTTCGAGATGCAAAGCATCGACCCAAAGCTGTTTAATACCCTTTTCCACGTCGGCTAA
- a CDS encoding glutathione S-transferase family protein — MIPPIDLYYWPTPNGWKISVALEEMGLPYTTHLINIGKGDQFAPAFLEIAPNNRMPAIVDPDGPDGAPVSVFESGAILQYLARKTGRFGGTTPREQIAVEQWLMWQMGGLGPMAGQAHHFLKFAKEDVPYAKDRYRAETARLYGVLDRQLAKHEFVAGDFVSIADFSIWGWASLWEGQQQTLEDKPHMARWLDQMGAREGVQRGRALFAELRKS, encoded by the coding sequence ATGATCCCCCCTATAGACCTATATTATTGGCCCACCCCCAACGGCTGGAAAATCTCTGTCGCATTGGAGGAAATGGGCCTGCCCTATACCACCCATCTGATCAACATCGGCAAAGGGGATCAATTCGCCCCCGCCTTTCTGGAAATTGCCCCCAACAACCGGATGCCTGCAATTGTGGACCCTGATGGGCCGGACGGTGCCCCTGTTTCGGTCTTTGAAAGCGGCGCGATCCTGCAATATCTGGCACGCAAGACAGGGCGGTTTGGCGGCACGACACCGCGTGAACAGATTGCTGTTGAGCAATGGCTGATGTGGCAAATGGGCGGGCTTGGGCCAATGGCAGGGCAAGCGCATCATTTCCTGAAGTTTGCCAAGGAAGATGTACCCTATGCCAAAGACCGCTACCGCGCAGAAACCGCGCGGCTTTACGGCGTGTTGGACCGGCAACTGGCAAAACATGAATTTGTTGCCGGCGACTTTGTTTCCATCGCGGATTTCTCGATCTGGGGCTGGGCGTCTTTGTGGGAAGGTCAGCAGCAAACACTGGAGGACAAGCCCCATATGGCCCGCTGGCTGGACCAAATGGGCGCACGTGAGGGGGTTCAACGGGGACGCGCCTTATTCGCGGAACTGCGCAAAAGCTAG
- a CDS encoding lytic transglycosylase domain-containing protein, with product MCFRPVLVFAVLALAFATTAQADPGRMCSSQKWGHAQCIRPQHFVYDTCNAIQIFAQRHGLDSGFLARLIWQESRFDPNALSHADARGIAQFIPSTAKRRGLKDPYNPADALEHSAQYLAEMLKKYGNEGMAAIGYNGGERRAEGFLLGKGLAPETVNYVPIITGLNAEDWRDGKPKVQDMRLSKTENFLPACYAMAQNRRITPLAKPKPPAPKVKPWGVQVGFAQSKKGAQAAARSKTAACRGVLGREKAQLIYEPHRVDRKKGYYFARFGRNSKDAARQLCAAMRRQRCSCRVVEN from the coding sequence ATGTGTTTTCGCCCTGTACTTGTATTCGCCGTTTTGGCCCTTGCTTTTGCCACCACAGCACAAGCCGATCCCGGTCGCATGTGTTCCTCGCAGAAATGGGGTCATGCCCAATGCATCCGCCCGCAGCATTTTGTCTATGACACCTGCAACGCAATCCAGATTTTCGCGCAGCGGCACGGGCTGGACAGCGGTTTCTTAGCACGGCTGATCTGGCAGGAAAGCCGGTTTGACCCCAACGCCCTGTCCCATGCCGATGCCCGTGGCATTGCCCAGTTTATCCCCTCCACAGCCAAACGGCGCGGGTTAAAAGACCCCTATAATCCAGCGGACGCGCTGGAGCATTCAGCGCAATATCTCGCTGAAATGCTAAAGAAATACGGCAATGAAGGCATGGCCGCGATTGGCTATAACGGGGGAGAGCGGCGCGCCGAAGGTTTCCTGCTGGGCAAGGGGCTGGCCCCTGAAACCGTGAACTATGTGCCGATCATCACCGGGCTGAATGCCGAGGACTGGCGCGATGGCAAACCCAAGGTGCAGGACATGCGCCTGTCCAAGACCGAAAATTTCCTGCCTGCCTGCTATGCAATGGCGCAGAACCGGCGGATCACCCCGCTGGCCAAGCCGAAACCGCCAGCGCCCAAGGTCAAACCCTGGGGCGTTCAGGTCGGGTTTGCCCAATCAAAGAAAGGCGCGCAGGCCGCCGCGCGGTCCAAGACCGCCGCTTGCCGGGGGGTGCTGGGGCGTGAGAAAGCACAGCTGATCTACGAACCTCATAGGGTAGACCGCAAAAAGGGCTATTACTTCGCGCGGTTCGGCCGCAACAGCAAGGATGCGGCCCGCCAGCTTTGCGCCGCCATGCGCCGTCAGCGGTGTTCCTGTCGGGTTGTTGAAAACTGA
- a CDS encoding inner membrane-spanning protein YciB produces MDQPKTINPILKQVLELGPPLLFFVIYLRIRDDVFTFGGTEYSGFIVATLVFVPILLIAMGALWMLTGQLSRMQIFTAFMVIFFGGLTAWFNDERFFKMKTTIVYGFFATILSIGLLRGQSYLAYVMSEMIPMKHEGWMLLTRRLTVFFIVLAVANELVWRTMSTDAWVKIETFGFPALMFLFLWSQIVALERFTEIDESE; encoded by the coding sequence ATGGATCAACCGAAAACCATAAATCCGATCCTGAAACAGGTGCTGGAACTGGGCCCGCCTTTGCTGTTCTTTGTCATCTACCTGCGCATCCGGGATGATGTGTTCACCTTTGGGGGAACTGAATATTCAGGATTTATCGTGGCGACACTGGTGTTTGTGCCGATCCTGCTGATTGCGATGGGGGCGCTGTGGATGCTGACCGGGCAACTTAGCCGGATGCAGATTTTCACTGCCTTCATGGTGATATTCTTTGGCGGGCTGACCGCGTGGTTCAATGATGAACGGTTTTTCAAAATGAAAACCACCATCGTTTATGGGTTTTTCGCAACGATCCTGTCGATCGGGTTGCTGCGTGGGCAAAGTTATCTGGCCTATGTCATGTCGGAAATGATCCCGATGAAACATGAGGGCTGGATGCTGTTAACGCGGCGGTTAACCGTGTTTTTCATTGTGCTTGCCGTGGCGAATGAGCTGGTCTGGCGTACCATGTCGACGGATGCCTGGGTAAAGATTGAAACTTTCGGCTTTCCGGCGTTGATGTTTCTTTTCCTGTGGTCGCAGATCGTGGCGCTGGAACGGTTTACCGAAATCGACGAGTCTGAGTAA
- a CDS encoding NAD(P)H-dependent oxidoreductase subunit E — MALDQQDKAAGKSPEKGVWKSGKGKGRRHTKGRQLLDGPWEDVRTLLGDQPRRADLLIEFLHLIQDEYGCLSAAHLRALAEEMRMSMAEVYEVATFYAHFDVVKEGETSPPALTIRVCDSLSCELAGAQALKAALEDGMDASEVRVLRAPCMGRCDTAPVLEIGHNHIVHATVEKVEAAIAAGDTHVHVPAYEGFDAYAAAGGYARLKELRESGDWEAVQDKVLSSGLRGLGGAGFPSGKKWGFVRANAGPRYLAVNGDEGEPGTFKDRYYLERVPHLFLEGMLIAAWAVEAEKAFIYMRDEYPAVLEILALEIKALEDAGIVEAGYIDLRRGAGAYICGEESAMIESIEGKRGMPRHRPPFVAQVGIFGQPTLVHNVETLHWVARICREGPEVLSGTELNGRKGLRSYSVSGRVAQPGVYLLAAGSTITDVIAAAGGMAEGQVFKAYQPGGPSSGLLPASMDDIPLDFDTLQPHGTFIGSAAVVVLSEDDSARAAALNMLRFFEDESCGQCTPCRVGCEKAVKLMQADRWDTGLLEELSTAMVDASICGLGQAAPNPIRMVMKHFSDEI, encoded by the coding sequence ATGGCGCTGGATCAGCAGGACAAAGCGGCGGGCAAGAGCCCTGAGAAAGGCGTCTGGAAATCGGGCAAGGGCAAGGGGCGCCGGCATACCAAGGGACGGCAATTGCTTGATGGCCCCTGGGAGGACGTGCGTACCTTGTTGGGCGACCAGCCGCGTCGTGCGGATTTGCTGATCGAGTTCCTGCATCTGATCCAGGATGAATACGGCTGCCTGTCTGCGGCACATTTGCGCGCATTGGCTGAAGAGATGCGCATGTCGATGGCCGAGGTCTATGAGGTGGCGACGTTTTACGCACATTTCGATGTGGTGAAGGAGGGGGAGACCTCACCACCTGCCTTGACGATCCGGGTTTGCGATTCCCTGTCTTGCGAGCTGGCTGGCGCGCAGGCTCTGAAGGCTGCCCTGGAGGATGGCATGGATGCCAGTGAGGTGCGTGTGCTGCGCGCGCCCTGCATGGGGCGCTGTGATACCGCCCCTGTTCTGGAGATCGGGCATAACCATATTGTTCACGCCACAGTTGAAAAGGTAGAGGCGGCGATTGCTGCGGGGGATACCCATGTGCATGTGCCGGCCTATGAGGGGTTTGACGCCTATGCGGCGGCGGGTGGCTATGCCCGGTTGAAGGAGTTGCGCGAAAGCGGCGATTGGGAAGCGGTGCAGGATAAGGTGCTGTCTTCTGGTCTGCGCGGGTTGGGCGGGGCGGGGTTCCCATCGGGCAAGAAATGGGGATTTGTGCGCGCCAACGCCGGGCCGCGTTATTTAGCGGTGAACGGGGATGAAGGTGAACCGGGGACTTTCAAGGACCGTTATTACCTTGAGCGGGTGCCGCATCTGTTCCTTGAAGGCATGTTGATCGCCGCCTGGGCGGTCGAGGCGGAGAAAGCCTTTATTTATATGCGTGATGAATATCCGGCGGTGCTGGAAATTTTGGCGCTCGAGATCAAGGCTCTGGAAGATGCTGGCATTGTCGAGGCGGGTTATATCGACCTGCGGCGCGGGGCCGGGGCCTATATCTGTGGCGAAGAATCCGCGATGATTGAAAGCATCGAGGGCAAGCGCGGTATGCCGCGCCACCGTCCGCCCTTTGTGGCGCAGGTGGGGATTTTTGGTCAGCCGACATTGGTGCATAACGTCGAGACCCTGCATTGGGTGGCGCGGATTTGCCGTGAAGGGCCGGAGGTGCTGTCTGGGACGGAGTTGAACGGGCGCAAGGGGCTGCGATCTTATTCCGTGTCGGGGCGTGTGGCGCAGCCGGGGGTATATCTGCTGGCCGCGGGATCAACGATCACCGATGTGATCGCGGCGGCGGGCGGCATGGCCGAGGGGCAGGTGTTCAAGGCCTATCAACCGGGGGGGCCTTCCTCAGGGCTGCTGCCGGCCAGCATGGATGATATTCCGCTGGATTTTGATACCTTGCAGCCGCATGGCACATTCATTGGCTCAGCTGCGGTTGTGGTCCTGTCCGAGGATGATTCTGCAAGGGCGGCGGCGCTGAACATGCTGCGGTTTTTTGAGGATGAAAGCTGTGGGCAATGTACGCCTTGTCGGGTTGGCTGTGAAAAGGCGGTCAAACTGATGCAGGCGGATCGCTGGGACACCGGGTTGTTGGAGGAATTGTCGACAGCCATGGTGGACGCTTCGATTTGCGGGCTGGGGCAAGCGGCACCAAACCCGATCCGCATGGTGATGAAACATTTTTCCGATGAGATTTAA
- a CDS encoding TrkH family potassium uptake protein has translation MLDLRPVGYVVGLLVAVLGLAMILPMLVDIAEGRGHWRVFAESALITTLAGGMIALACANGVREGLTIQQTFLLTTGVWLMLPLFGALPFMLGATGSGFTDAFFEAMSGLTTTGSTVLSGLETLPKGLLLWRGILQWLGGVGIIVVAMVFLPELKVGGMQIFKSEGFDTFGKILPRAGQIATQISVIYLWLTLACVLCYVSVGLSVFDATVHALTTIATGGFANYDASFGAFSGNAEYVASLFMILAALPFVRYVQLLNGNAMALHRDPQVRGFILTLLVLVGITIIVLHQVFPHSWEKNFREALFNITSIISGTGYASVDYMQWGGFAVTLFFFIGLIGGCAGSTACSIKIFRYQLLLASIRAQLRRIRSPHGIFTPRYDGRPVGPDVLSSVMSFFMFFIVTLGLVAVALSLTGLDFITSVSGAAAALANIGPGLGPIIGPAGNFASLNDTAKWILTIAMLIGRLELLAVYVILTVKFWRA, from the coding sequence ATGTTGGATTTGCGCCCAGTTGGATATGTTGTTGGCCTGTTGGTGGCTGTGCTGGGCCTTGCCATGATCTTGCCAATGCTGGTGGATATTGCCGAAGGGCGCGGGCATTGGCGCGTCTTTGCGGAATCCGCACTGATCACAACCCTTGCCGGGGGTATGATTGCACTGGCCTGCGCCAATGGGGTGCGCGAGGGGCTGACGATCCAGCAGACCTTTCTTTTGACCACGGGCGTCTGGTTGATGTTGCCGCTGTTCGGTGCCTTGCCATTTATGCTGGGGGCCACTGGGTCCGGGTTCACGGATGCGTTTTTCGAAGCGATGTCAGGGCTGACCACCACCGGTTCTACCGTGCTAAGCGGGCTTGAGACTCTGCCAAAAGGCTTGCTGTTGTGGCGCGGCATTCTGCAATGGCTGGGCGGTGTTGGTATCATCGTTGTGGCGATGGTGTTCCTGCCTGAACTCAAGGTCGGCGGCATGCAGATCTTTAAATCCGAAGGGTTCGATACTTTTGGTAAAATTCTGCCCCGCGCTGGTCAGATCGCCACGCAGATTTCGGTCATCTACCTCTGGCTGACGCTGGCCTGTGTGCTGTGTTACGTATCCGTCGGGCTAAGTGTTTTTGACGCGACTGTGCATGCCTTGACCACCATCGCCACCGGCGGTTTCGCGAATTACGACGCATCCTTTGGGGCGTTTTCCGGCAATGCGGAATATGTGGCCTCGCTTTTCATGATCCTCGCGGCCTTGCCCTTTGTGCGCTACGTGCAACTATTGAACGGCAATGCCATGGCCTTGCACCGTGATCCGCAGGTGCGCGGGTTTATCCTGACCCTTCTTGTCCTTGTCGGGATCACGATCATTGTTCTGCATCAGGTGTTCCCGCATTCCTGGGAAAAGAACTTTCGTGAGGCGCTGTTTAACATCACTTCGATCATTTCCGGCACCGGCTATGCCAGTGTGGATTACATGCAATGGGGCGGCTTTGCGGTGACGCTCTTCTTCTTCATTGGCCTGATTGGCGGTTGTGCGGGTTCCACCGCCTGTTCGATCAAGATTTTCCGGTATCAGCTGTTGCTGGCCTCGATCCGCGCCCAGCTGCGACGCATCCGCTCGCCGCACGGAATCTTTACACCACGCTATGACGGGCGGCCTGTGGGGCCGGATGTTCTGTCCTCGGTGATGTCATTTTTCATGTTCTTTATTGTGACCCTTGGACTGGTTGCTGTCGCGCTGAGCCTTACGGGGCTGGATTTCATCACCTCTGTCTCGGGCGCAGCGGCAGCATTGGCCAATATCGGCCCCGGTCTGGGACCGATCATCGGACCGGCCGGTAATTTTGCCAGCCTTAACGACACCGCCAAATGGATCCTGACCATTGCCATGCTGATTGGCCGGCTGGAGCTGCTGGCGGTCTATGTCATTTTAACCGTTAAATTCTGGAGAGCCTGA